The following are from one region of the Mycolicibacterium helvum genome:
- the gyrA gene encoding DNA gyrase subunit A produces MTDTTLPPGEEAGDRIEPVDIQQEMQRSYIDYAMSVIVGRALPEVRDGLKPVHRRVLYAMFDSGFRPDRGHAKSARSVAETMGNYHPHGDSSIYDTLVRMAQPWSLRYPLVDGQGNFGSPGNDPAAAMRYTEARLTPLAMEMLREIDEETVDFVPNYDGRVQEPTVLPSRFPNLLANGSGGIAVGMATNIPPHNLRELAEAVYWCLDNHEADEEATLAACCERVKGPDFPTHGLIVGSQGIHDAYTTGRGSIRMRGVVEIEEDSRGRTSIVITELPYQVNHDNFITSIAEQVRDGKLGGISNIEDQSSDRVGLRIVVEIKRDAVAKVVLNNLYKHTQLQTSFGANMLSIVDGVPRTLRLDQMIRYYVEHQLDVIIRRTTYRLRKANERAHILRGLVKALDALDEVIALIRASESADVARVGLMELLDVDEIQAQAILDMQLRRLAALERQRIVDDLAKIEAEIADLEDILAKPERQRAIVRDELAELADKHGDDRRTRIIASDGDVSDEDLIAREDVVVTITETGYAKRTKTDLYRSQKRGGKGVQGAGLKQDDIVRHFFVSSTHDWILFFTTQGRVYRAKAYELPEASRTARGQHVANLLAFQPEERIAQVIQIKSYEDAPYLVLATRNGLVKKTKLTDFDSNRSGGIVAINLRDGDELVGAVLCSAEDDLLLVSANGQSIRFSATDEALRPMGRATSGVQGMRFNEDDRLLSLNVVIEGTYLLVATAGGYAKRTAIDEYTVQGRGGKGILTIQYDRRRGSLVGALVVDEDSELYAITSGGGVIRTAARQVRKAGRQTKGVRLMNLGEGDTLLAIARNAEEQDTTDEVAGPDEVAGPDVDSDET; encoded by the coding sequence ATGACTGACACCACCCTGCCGCCCGGCGAGGAAGCCGGCGACCGTATCGAGCCGGTCGATATCCAGCAGGAGATGCAGCGCAGCTATATCGACTATGCGATGAGCGTCATCGTCGGGCGCGCGTTACCGGAGGTGCGTGACGGCCTCAAGCCGGTGCACCGCCGCGTGCTGTATGCGATGTTCGACTCCGGATTCCGACCCGACCGCGGCCACGCGAAATCGGCGCGCTCCGTTGCCGAGACCATGGGTAACTATCACCCACACGGCGATTCGTCGATCTACGACACCCTGGTGCGTATGGCGCAGCCGTGGTCGCTGCGCTATCCACTGGTCGACGGCCAGGGCAACTTCGGCTCGCCGGGCAATGATCCGGCGGCTGCCATGCGGTACACCGAGGCGCGGCTGACCCCGTTGGCCATGGAGATGCTGCGTGAAATCGACGAGGAGACAGTCGATTTCGTTCCGAACTACGACGGTCGTGTGCAGGAGCCGACGGTTCTGCCGAGCCGGTTTCCGAACCTGCTGGCCAATGGTTCGGGCGGTATCGCCGTCGGTATGGCCACCAATATCCCGCCGCACAACCTGCGCGAGTTGGCCGAGGCCGTGTACTGGTGCCTGGACAACCACGAGGCCGACGAAGAGGCGACGCTGGCGGCCTGCTGCGAGCGAGTCAAGGGTCCCGACTTCCCCACCCACGGTCTGATCGTCGGATCCCAGGGCATTCACGACGCGTATACGACGGGCCGCGGCTCGATCCGGATGCGCGGCGTCGTGGAGATCGAGGAGGACTCCCGCGGTCGTACGTCGATCGTGATCACCGAGTTGCCCTATCAGGTCAACCACGACAACTTCATCACCTCGATCGCCGAGCAGGTCCGCGACGGCAAGCTCGGCGGCATCTCCAATATCGAAGACCAGTCCAGTGACCGGGTGGGTCTGCGCATCGTCGTCGAGATCAAGCGCGACGCCGTGGCCAAGGTCGTGCTGAACAACCTCTACAAGCACACCCAGCTGCAGACCAGCTTCGGCGCCAACATGCTGTCGATCGTCGACGGTGTCCCCAGGACGCTGCGCCTGGACCAGATGATCCGCTACTACGTCGAGCACCAACTCGATGTGATCATCCGGCGCACCACCTACCGGCTGCGCAAGGCCAATGAGCGGGCCCACATCCTGCGCGGCCTGGTCAAGGCGCTCGATGCCCTCGATGAGGTCATCGCCCTGATCCGGGCCTCGGAGAGCGCCGACGTCGCCCGGGTTGGCTTGATGGAACTGCTCGACGTCGACGAGATCCAGGCTCAGGCCATCCTCGATATGCAGCTGCGTCGGCTTGCTGCCCTGGAGCGTCAGCGCATCGTCGACGACCTTGCCAAGATCGAGGCCGAGATCGCCGACCTGGAAGACATTCTGGCCAAGCCGGAACGCCAGCGCGCGATCGTCCGTGATGAGCTCGCTGAACTTGCCGACAAGCACGGCGACGACCGGCGCACCCGGATCATCGCCTCCGACGGTGACGTCTCCGACGAAGATCTGATCGCCCGCGAGGACGTCGTCGTCACCATCACCGAAACCGGCTACGCCAAGCGGACCAAGACCGACCTGTACCGCAGCCAGAAGCGCGGCGGCAAGGGTGTGCAGGGCGCCGGCCTCAAGCAGGACGACATCGTGCGGCACTTCTTCGTGTCGTCGACGCATGACTGGATCCTGTTCTTCACCACGCAGGGCCGGGTATACCGGGCCAAGGCCTACGAGCTGCCGGAGGCGTCGCGCACCGCGCGCGGCCAGCACGTGGCCAACCTGCTGGCGTTCCAGCCTGAGGAGCGCATCGCCCAGGTCATCCAGATCAAGAGCTACGAGGACGCGCCCTATCTGGTGCTGGCCACCCGCAACGGCTTGGTGAAGAAGACCAAGCTCACCGATTTCGACTCCAACCGCTCCGGCGGAATCGTCGCGATCAACCTGCGCGACGGCGACGAACTGGTCGGTGCGGTGCTGTGCTCGGCGGAGGACGACCTGTTGCTGGTCAGTGCCAACGGCCAGTCGATCCGGTTCTCGGCCACCGACGAGGCGCTGCGGCCGATGGGCCGGGCCACCTCGGGTGTGCAGGGCATGCGGTTCAACGAGGACGACCGCCTGCTGTCGCTGAACGTCGTGATCGAAGGCACATACTTGCTGGTCGCAACGGCCGGCGGTTACGCCAAGCGGACGGCCATCGATGAGTACACCGTCCAGGGACGCGGCGGTAAAGGCATCCTGACCATTCAATACGACCGCAGGCGTGGCAGTCTGGTTGGCGCATTGGTGGTCGATGAAGACAGTGAGCTGTACGCCATCACCTCGGGCGGCGGGGTCATCCGCACCGCTGCTCGTCAGGTCCGCAAGGCCGGGCGCCAGACAAAGGGTGTTCGCTTGATGAACCTGGGCGAGGGCGACACACTGTTAGCCATTGCCCGCAATGCCGAGGAGCAGGACACCACCGACGAGGTGGCCGGGCCGGACGAGGTGGCCGGGCCGGATGTCGACTCTGACGAAACGTAG